Below is a window of Vicinamibacteria bacterium DNA.
GCCGATCCAGCCACCAGAGCCTATGAAATCCAAGAGCTGTCCGTCGACAACGGACACGTCATCCTAACGGGAAGGGTGGACTCCTATCGAGAACGGACGCTAGTGGCACAGGTCGTCAAGTCGGTCGACGGTGTCCGCGGAATCGACAATCGCGTCGAGGTCTCGCCGAAGCTGGTACGAAGCGACGACGAGCTCAAAGCGGAAATCGAGACGACGCTCGAGTGGGATCTTTTCGTCGATGACGGGCTCATCGAGGTCGAGGTCGAAGACGGGGTGGTGAGTCTTACGGGCACCGTGGGCAGCGCTGCGGAAAAATGGAGGGCCACCACGACCGCTTGGGTAACCGGCGTCAAGGAGGTCGATGCCTCAGGTCTGAACGTCGAAAGGTGGGCTCGGGACGAGGACCTCAGGCGTCGCAAATACGCGGCGCGCTCGGATGAGGAGATTCGCGCCGCCGTGGAGGACGCTCTCGCACGGGACCCCAGGGTTCTCGCCTTCCCGTTGAGCGTCTACGTGGATGGCGGAAATGTCACTCTTCGTGGGATCGTCGACAACCTCAGGGCGCGGCACGCCGCCGAACAGGATGCCCGCAACACCGTCGGGATCCTCCGGGTCTCGAACCGCATCAAGGTTCGCGTCACTCCCGGTCTCAACGATGAGGATATCCGTTCCGACGTCGTCCAGGCTTTCATCCGAGACTCCGTGGTCGAGAGCTACGAGATCGATGTCCGCGTCGTCGGCGGCAAGGTTACTTTGAGTGGCCAGACCGACAGCTACTTCGAGAAGTTCCACGCCGACGACGTGGTTTCCGGTGTCGAGGGCGTCGTTTCCGTCGAGAACCGCATCGTGGTTGACCACGACAGGCCTAGAACGGTCTACGACCCGTACGTCGAACCCGAGAGCTTCCCTGATGGGTACGGCGAGTATTATTACGAGGGACCCTCGAGCACTGACCTTCGCCCCGATGCCGAAATCGCGGAAGAGGTGAAGGACGAGCTCTGGTGGAGCCCCTTTGTCGACTCCGATCACATCGACGTCTCCGTCGATGACGGGGTCGTTACGCTCAGGGGTACCGTCGATAGTTGGGCCGAGGCTCGGACTGCAATCGAGAACGCCTACGAGGGTGGAGCGCGACGTGTGACCAACGAGCTCACCGTTAGCCCGTCGTCGTCGTAGACCTCGTCGACAGCTCGGCTTACGACGACAGGAGGAGTCGAACCATGCTATGGAAGGCCAGCGATCTGTTAGGATTTTCCATTCGTGCCAAAGACGGCGTCATCGGGGAGATCGCCGATCTCTTTTTCAGCGACGATTCTTGGACCGTTCGCTATCTCGTGGTAGCGACTGGCGAATGGCTGAAGCGGCGTGAAGTTCTCATTTCCCCGATGGTACTCGAGGATCCGCCCAACGGCCCCGCAAAAGTTCTGCCGGTGAACGTGAACCGGAGCGAAGTGCAGGATGCACCCCCGGTCGATTCCGAGAAGCCGGTCTCACGTCATTACGAGGTCCACTATAGTGATTTCTACCGCCTGCCCTACTACTGGGCCGGCGGACCGGGTTGGGGCCCCTTTCTCACGCCAGGCGAGCTTGCGCGCTCAGCCGGGGCCGCGAGTCACGACATCGAACCGCCCGAGCATCCTCATCTTCGTTCGGCCGAAGAGGTGAGGGGTTATCATTTCGAGGGTGTGGATGGCAAATTGGGACACGTCGAGGATTTCATCGTCAGCGACGAAAGCTGGTCCATTCGCTATCTGGAGATCGACGTACGGAACTGGTTGCCGGGCGGGAAGAAGGTGTTGTTGGCCACCCGCTGGGTGAGCGGCGTGAGCTGGGAGAAGCGTCTTCTCAAAGCCGAGATGAGCCGCGAGGCAGTCAAGAACGCGCCCGAGTACGATGACTCCGTGCCCATCAGCGAGGCGTACGAGATCGCTCTCGCCAAGCACTATGGCTTGGAGCGTTCGGTGGGTGCGTTTCGCTGACGTTGGCAGCTGGGCCCTTACTTTGCTTGTCCCCACGGACACACCCGCACTGTTACCGACAAGTCGGGATAACTTCACTGGTGCGGCTCGAAGCCGCTGACCAGAGATCACGCCTGGATGATCTCGTTCTTGATCGCGTAGCGAACGAGCTCGACGACGGAGTGAACCCCCAGTTTTCGCATGATATTCGTTCGGTGCGTTTCGACCGTCTTCACACTGATGTCGAGGATACTCGCGACTTCCTTGTTACTTCGTCCCTCGGCCAAGAGCTGGAGGATCTGAGTCTCGCGAGACGTCAGGCGGCGTAGCGGCTCGCCCTTCAGCGGTTTCACACCGTCGAGATAGCCTTCGAGAACGATCTGGTGAACGTGTGAGGTGAAATACGGCTTGCGTACGAGGAGCGATTCGATGGCGGCGACGAGCTTGGTCGTTGCGTCGGATTTCAAGACATAGCCCCGGGCCCCGGCGTCGAGGATCTCCCGGATCAGGCCGTCCGAGTCATGGACGGTCAGGACCAGCACCTCGGTTTTGGGACAGCTCTGAACGATCTCGCGCGTCGCCTCGACGCCATTGAGCTCCGGCATCGACACGTCGAGAATCACCACTTCCGGCTTGAGCTCCTTGGCTTTGCTTACGGCTTCCCTTCCCGTCACCGCCTCTCCACACACGTTCCAATCGGGACGCTTCGCCAGGACCTCCCGAAGGCCCTTGCGCACGAGCTCGTGATCGTCTGCGAGCAGGATCTGAGGCACCCTCATCGGCCA
It encodes the following:
- a CDS encoding PRC-barrel domain-containing protein, translating into MLWKASDLLGFSIRAKDGVIGEIADLFFSDDSWTVRYLVVATGEWLKRREVLISPMVLEDPPNGPAKVLPVNVNRSEVQDAPPVDSEKPVSRHYEVHYSDFYRLPYYWAGGPGWGPFLTPGELARSAGAASHDIEPPEHPHLRSAEEVRGYHFEGVDGKLGHVEDFIVSDESWSIRYLEIDVRNWLPGGKKVLLATRWVSGVSWEKRLLKAEMSREAVKNAPEYDDSVPISEAYEIALAKHYGLERSVGAFR
- a CDS encoding response regulator transcription factor, with amino-acid sequence MRVPQILLADDHELVRKGLREVLAKRPDWNVCGEAVTGREAVSKAKELKPEVVILDVSMPELNGVEATREIVQSCPKTEVLVLTVHDSDGLIREILDAGARGYVLKSDATTKLVAAIESLLVRKPYFTSHVHQIVLEGYLDGVKPLKGEPLRRLTSRETQILQLLAEGRSNKEVASILDISVKTVETHRTNIMRKLGVHSVVELVRYAIKNEIIQA
- a CDS encoding BON domain-containing protein; the encoded protein is ADPATRAYEIQELSVDNGHVILTGRVDSYRERTLVAQVVKSVDGVRGIDNRVEVSPKLVRSDDELKAEIETTLEWDLFVDDGLIEVEVEDGVVSLTGTVGSAAEKWRATTTAWVTGVKEVDASGLNVERWARDEDLRRRKYAARSDEEIRAAVEDALARDPRVLAFPLSVYVDGGNVTLRGIVDNLRARHAAEQDARNTVGILRVSNRIKVRVTPGLNDEDIRSDVVQAFIRDSVVESYEIDVRVVGGKVTLSGQTDSYFEKFHADDVVSGVEGVVSVENRIVVDHDRPRTVYDPYVEPESFPDGYGEYYYEGPSSTDLRPDAEIAEEVKDELWWSPFVDSDHIDVSVDDGVVTLRGTVDSWAEARTAIENAYEGGARRVTNELTVSPSSS